A genomic window from Flavobacterium johnsoniae includes:
- a CDS encoding HU family DNA-binding protein, which produces MNKSELIDAIAADAGITKAAAKLALESFLGNVGTTLKKGGRVSLVGFGSWSVSSRAARDGRNPQTGKTIKIAAKNVVKFKAGAELEGAVN; this is translated from the coding sequence ATGAACAAATCAGAATTAATCGATGCTATCGCTGCTGATGCAGGAATCACAAAAGCTGCGGCGAAATTAGCTTTAGAGTCATTTTTAGGTAATGTAGGAACTACTTTGAAAAAAGGTGGAAGAGTTTCATTAGTAGGATTTGGATCTTGGTCAGTTTCTTCAAGAGCGGCAAGAGATGGTAGAAACCCACAAACAGGAAAAACTATTAAGATCGCAGCTAAAAACGTTGTAAAATTCAAAGCTGGAGCTGAATTAGAAGGTGCAGTGAACTAA
- a CDS encoding YqgE/AlgH family protein: MISEKLKKGHLLIAEPSIIGDLSFNRSVILLADHNKEGSIGFIINKPLKYTINDLIPEIEANFKIYNGGPVEQDNLYFIHNIPDLIPNSVEISNGIYWGGDFESTKDLINSGAISKNNIRFFLGYTGWDENQLENEMQGNSWIIADNNYKNKIIGKSTTHFWKEQIIELGGDYLIWSNAPENPYLN; this comes from the coding sequence ATGATTTCAGAAAAATTAAAAAAAGGACACCTGCTTATTGCCGAGCCTTCAATAATTGGAGATTTATCTTTTAACAGATCGGTAATTTTATTAGCAGACCATAACAAAGAAGGATCAATAGGTTTTATAATTAATAAGCCATTAAAATATACCATTAATGACTTAATACCTGAAATTGAAGCCAACTTTAAGATATACAACGGAGGACCTGTAGAACAAGACAACCTTTATTTTATTCATAATATTCCAGACTTAATTCCGAACAGTGTTGAGATTTCTAATGGAATTTATTGGGGAGGTGATTTCGAGTCAACAAAGGATCTAATCAACAGCGGAGCTATTAGCAAAAATAATATTCGCTTTTTCTTAGGCTATACAGGTTGGGACGAGAATCAGCTTGAAAACGAAATGCAAGGTAACTCCTGGATTATTGCTGATAATAATTATAAAAATAAAATTATCGGAAAATCTACTACTCATTTTTGGAAAGAGCAGATTATAGAACTTGGAGGCGATTATCTTATTTGGTCTAACGCACCAGAAAATCCATATCTGAATTAA
- a CDS encoding aminotransferase class IV has translation MINFNGNIAQEDNILTLNRAFLYGDGVFETVKIVNGKILFLEDHYFRLMASMRVVRMMIPMNFTMEYFEEQILNLVNQLNIASSARARITVFRNDGGLYLPKSNEISFLINAISLPNKAYSINANEYEVDLYKDFYVTKQLLSSLKTTNKMINITGSIFADENGLANCILLNDSKNVVELLQGNIFMVSGKKLITPPISEGALNGIMRKQILALAKKIEGIEVLEEIISPFDLQKADELFLTNVITGIQPITKYRKKDFTTNLAHLLVQKLNESISEN, from the coding sequence ATGATTAATTTTAACGGAAACATAGCGCAAGAAGATAATATACTAACTCTAAACCGCGCTTTTTTGTATGGTGACGGAGTATTTGAAACAGTAAAAATTGTCAACGGAAAAATCTTGTTTCTTGAAGATCATTATTTTAGATTAATGGCTTCAATGCGTGTGGTTAGAATGATGATTCCGATGAATTTTACAATGGAATATTTTGAAGAACAAATTCTCAATTTAGTTAATCAATTGAATATTGCATCTTCGGCAAGAGCTAGAATTACTGTTTTTAGAAATGATGGTGGTTTGTATCTTCCTAAAAGCAATGAAATTTCGTTTTTAATAAATGCTATTTCTCTTCCAAATAAAGCTTACAGTATAAATGCAAACGAATACGAAGTAGATTTATATAAAGATTTCTATGTAACAAAACAACTGTTATCATCTCTTAAAACAACAAATAAGATGATTAATATAACAGGAAGTATTTTCGCAGACGAAAACGGCTTAGCAAATTGTATTTTACTGAATGACAGTAAAAATGTGGTAGAGTTGCTTCAAGGAAATATCTTTATGGTTTCTGGAAAAAAACTGATTACGCCTCCAATTTCAGAAGGAGCTTTAAATGGTATAATGCGTAAACAAATTCTAGCATTAGCGAAAAAAATAGAAGGTATAGAGGTTTTAGAAGAGATAATTTCACCGTTTGATCTTCAAAAAGCAGACGAATTATTTCTAACAAATGTAATCACAGGAATACAGCCGATAACTAAATATCGAAAAAAAGATTTTACAACGAATCTGGCTCATTTATTAGTGCAGAAACTTAATGAATCCATTTCTGAAAATTAA
- a CDS encoding START-like domain-containing protein, with product MDSKIRYEIEFPINSSPQLLYQYISTPSGLSEWFADNVNSRGEFFTFIWNDSQEKARLASKKSGEKVKFKWVDDSSKDTEYFFELHILVDELTKDVSLMVVDFAEKEEIGEAKQLWENQISDLKHLIGSV from the coding sequence ATGGATTCAAAAATACGTTACGAAATCGAGTTTCCGATCAATTCTTCGCCGCAATTATTGTATCAATATATATCAACACCGTCAGGTTTATCAGAGTGGTTTGCTGACAATGTTAATTCAAGAGGTGAATTTTTTACGTTCATCTGGAATGATTCACAAGAAAAAGCACGTCTTGCTTCAAAAAAATCTGGAGAAAAAGTAAAATTCAAATGGGTTGATGACAGCAGCAAAGACACAGAATATTTTTTCGAATTGCATATTTTAGTTGATGAATTAACTAAAGATGTATCGCTTATGGTAGTTGATTTTGCTGAGAAAGAAGAAATTGGCGAGGCTAAACAATTGTGGGAGAATCAGATTTCTGATCTTAAACATCTTATCGGTTCTGTTTAG
- a CDS encoding type 1 glutamine amidotransferase: MNIHFIQHETYEAPGAYLSWAESRNCKISFSKVFQKDVLPYSIEFIDMLIIMGGPQSPNTTIEECPHFDADAEIRLIQKCISAGKAVVGVCLGSQLIGEALAARFNHSPEKEIGVFPITLTEDGKNDEKINHFGNILNVGHWHNDMPGLTKESKVLAFSEGCPIQIVSYSDLVYGFQCHMELTTEVVSLLIESETDLLDKSTKHLFVQNPETILSHNYNEMNEKLFQFLDKLIFTYKN; the protein is encoded by the coding sequence ATGAACATACACTTTATACAACACGAAACTTACGAAGCTCCAGGCGCATATCTTTCTTGGGCAGAAAGCAGAAACTGCAAAATTTCTTTTTCTAAAGTTTTTCAAAAAGACGTTTTGCCCTATTCAATAGAGTTTATAGACATGCTCATTATAATGGGAGGACCTCAAAGTCCAAATACTACAATTGAAGAATGTCCTCACTTCGACGCTGATGCTGAAATCAGATTAATACAAAAATGCATTTCTGCAGGAAAAGCAGTTGTTGGTGTTTGTTTGGGTTCCCAATTAATTGGAGAAGCTTTAGCAGCAAGATTTAATCATAGCCCCGAGAAAGAAATTGGTGTATTTCCGATAACCTTAACCGAAGACGGAAAAAATGACGAGAAAATAAATCATTTCGGAAATATCTTAAATGTCGGACATTGGCACAACGATATGCCCGGTTTAACAAAAGAAAGTAAAGTTTTGGCTTTTAGCGAAGGCTGTCCAATTCAAATTGTTTCTTATTCTGATCTTGTTTATGGTTTCCAATGCCATATGGAATTAACAACGGAAGTCGTTTCTCTTTTAATTGAAAGCGAAACGGATTTATTGGACAAAAGCACAAAACATCTATTTGTTCAAAATCCTGAAACTATTTTATCTCATAATTATAATGAAATGAATGAAAAACTGTTTCAATTTTTAGATAAACTAATCTTTACTTACAAAAACTAA
- a CDS encoding RNA polymerase sigma factor: MDNKKFILSLKKGNEAAFKEVYFNYYDKLINIARRFNSSVLTPEDFVQETFIRLYNKRELLHEDVLLDKQLFTICKNIILNHINRENKIIQLDPQVDILQEETDSGIFDERKEKLHNFISQLPEQQQKIFTLHKLENLSYKEIAEITDLSEKTIANHIYLASKFIRKKIENH, from the coding sequence ATGGACAATAAAAAGTTTATTTTAAGTTTAAAAAAAGGTAATGAAGCAGCTTTTAAAGAAGTTTACTTCAACTATTACGATAAACTTATCAATATTGCCCGCCGGTTTAATTCTTCTGTCTTAACTCCCGAAGACTTTGTTCAGGAAACTTTCATCAGATTATATAATAAACGAGAATTATTGCACGAAGATGTTTTGCTAGACAAACAATTATTTACCATTTGCAAAAACATTATTCTCAACCACATTAATAGAGAAAACAAAATAATTCAGCTTGATCCTCAAGTTGATATCTTACAGGAAGAAACTGATTCTGGAATTTTTGATGAAAGGAAAGAAAAACTCCACAACTTCATTAGTCAGCTTCCTGAGCAACAGCAAAAAATATTTACTTTACACAAACTGGAAAACCTTAGCTATAAGGAGATTGCAGAAATAACGGATCTTTCTGAAAAGACCATTGCCAATCACATTTATCTTGCCAGCAAATTTATTCGAAAAAAAATCGAAAACCATTAG
- a CDS encoding FecR family protein, which yields MDKKKLDDAFEKAWNETPTSHSENEKEASWEQFHAATFAKKKTKSKPWRYYAAASVLLFVLIGTGIFLNKNSLTESNVIAETIIENTSSAIKYVTLPDSSKVELSPNSKISYGANFALNRKIEIDGEAYFKVKKDKQHPFQVFCDETTTTVLGTSFIVKESENEQITVELFEGSVQMNVKGQNQKWILKPGEKFTYGNHTAAVTEFSRFVDFDNEKLSDVSKYIEENYGYKVILPNENLNQKITIRINKKEDLKIIVQLISEMYNLNFEINEDLKQITFQ from the coding sequence ATGGATAAGAAAAAACTTGACGATGCATTTGAAAAAGCATGGAATGAAACTCCAACTTCACATTCAGAAAATGAGAAAGAAGCTTCTTGGGAACAATTTCATGCCGCAACTTTTGCTAAAAAGAAAACAAAATCTAAACCTTGGCGTTATTACGCTGCGGCTTCGGTTTTGCTTTTTGTACTTATTGGAACTGGAATTTTCTTAAATAAAAATTCTCTAACCGAAAGTAATGTTATTGCCGAAACGATTATCGAAAATACTTCTTCGGCAATAAAATATGTGACTTTACCAGATAGTTCAAAAGTAGAATTGAGTCCAAATTCTAAAATTTCTTACGGAGCAAATTTTGCTTTAAATAGAAAAATTGAAATAGATGGTGAAGCTTATTTTAAAGTTAAAAAAGACAAACAACATCCTTTTCAGGTTTTCTGCGACGAAACTACAACGACAGTTTTAGGAACATCATTTATTGTAAAAGAATCTGAAAATGAACAAATAACCGTTGAACTTTTTGAAGGAAGCGTTCAGATGAATGTAAAAGGTCAAAACCAAAAATGGATTTTAAAACCTGGCGAGAAATTTACATACGGAAACCATACCGCAGCCGTAACCGAATTTAGTCGTTTTGTAGATTTTGACAACGAAAAACTTTCTGACGTAAGTAAATATATCGAAGAAAATTATGGTTATAAAGTGATTCTTCCTAATGAAAATCTAAATCAGAAAATTACAATCCGAATCAATAAAAAAGAGGATTTAAAGATAATTGTACAATTAATATCAGAAATGTATAACCTAAATTTTGAGATCAATGAAGATTTAAAACAGATTACTTTTCAATAG
- a CDS encoding TonB-dependent receptor, with protein sequence MKHIISACFFLLSLSMTAQKVTVTVDQNVTLKDFFKQIENQSDYKFAFTEQFDTSKKYFTKKSTFKQIEVEKLIAELNKTASVQFSIVGNNIFVKQKSQSQKATKKKSKLKGQIFDNERQPVIGANVFIKELEAGTITDLNGKYSFEIPNGTYTLTISYVGSKNQEKQITVSDDVTMNFSIESDSQQLGEVIVMNNKATDIKTTQMSVNKLSMQEIKKIPVAMGEPDPLKSILTLPGVTNAGEASSGFNVRGGAADQNLILLDGAPVYADSHMFGFFSIFNADIVNGLDLYKGGIPSKFGGRVSSVLDVAQQTGDFQDYKVNGGIGIISSRLLVQGPIQKEKSSFILSGRTSYAHLFMKLADNNNSAMFYDLNAKLNFRFDANNTLSFSGYFGNDLFDINDRFASTYGSTMGILSWKHKFSNSLNSNLSAFYSDYRFNLEIPIESFKWDSNIQSYGLKYNWNYQKTEKFKINYGIDGLYYNFNPGVVAPTASDSQFNYKQLDKKYALEASAFIDFENQITEKLNFRYGLRYSSFYRFGPEPISTYENGQAVVYNPLYKIYEEGTPTGTINYKKGQAISTFNNLEPRAALSYAFNDETSIKASYNRMAQYIHILANTQSPLPMSIWTPSGPFTKPQLLDQYAMGYFRNFKDGDYSLETELFYKNVQNRIDYIDGADVLANNNIEQVILNGKARSYGMELLFRKNVGVFTGWISYTLSRAEQKTPGRTAEEPGIANGNWYLSGYDKLHNLSVVGSYELNPKWSFNGNFTLQSGQPVTYANGYYEMGGIHVPNYSLRNENRLPLFHHLDLAATYTPKPDKKKGWQSYWVFSLYNVYNRKNAASVSFTTNEDTGANETRRLSIFGIVPGVSYNFKF encoded by the coding sequence ATGAAGCATATAATTTCAGCATGCTTTTTTTTACTCAGTTTATCTATGACTGCGCAAAAGGTCACGGTAACTGTAGATCAAAATGTAACTTTAAAAGATTTTTTTAAGCAGATCGAAAATCAGTCTGATTATAAATTTGCCTTTACGGAGCAATTCGATACTAGCAAAAAATATTTTACCAAAAAAAGCACTTTTAAGCAAATCGAAGTCGAAAAGCTTATTGCGGAATTAAACAAAACTGCATCTGTACAATTTTCTATAGTAGGCAACAATATTTTTGTAAAACAGAAATCTCAATCTCAAAAAGCAACTAAAAAAAAAAGCAAGCTAAAGGGACAGATTTTTGACAATGAAAGACAACCTGTTATTGGTGCCAATGTTTTTATTAAAGAATTGGAAGCCGGCACGATAACAGATCTTAACGGAAAATATAGCTTTGAAATTCCAAACGGAACTTACACTCTTACAATAAGTTATGTTGGCTCTAAAAATCAGGAAAAACAAATTACCGTTTCTGATGATGTAACGATGAATTTCAGCATAGAATCTGACAGCCAGCAATTGGGAGAAGTTATTGTAATGAACAATAAAGCTACTGATATCAAAACTACTCAAATGAGTGTTAACAAGCTTTCGATGCAGGAAATCAAAAAAATTCCTGTTGCAATGGGAGAACCAGATCCGTTGAAATCGATTCTAACTCTGCCTGGAGTTACCAACGCCGGAGAAGCTTCTTCTGGTTTTAACGTTCGAGGCGGAGCTGCAGATCAGAATTTAATTCTTTTAGATGGCGCGCCAGTTTATGCAGATTCGCATATGTTTGGTTTTTTCTCGATTTTCAATGCTGACATTGTCAATGGTTTAGATTTATATAAAGGTGGAATTCCGTCTAAATTCGGCGGGCGTGTTTCTTCTGTTTTGGATGTAGCACAACAAACTGGAGATTTTCAAGATTATAAAGTAAATGGTGGAATCGGAATTATTTCGAGCCGCCTTTTGGTTCAAGGACCAATACAGAAAGAGAAAAGTTCGTTCATCCTTTCCGGACGTACTTCGTATGCGCATTTGTTCATGAAACTGGCGGACAATAACAACTCCGCCATGTTTTATGATTTGAACGCTAAATTAAATTTCCGTTTTGATGCCAATAATACGTTATCGTTTTCTGGTTATTTTGGAAATGATTTGTTTGATATAAACGACCGTTTTGCGAGTACTTACGGAAGCACAATGGGAATTTTAAGCTGGAAACATAAATTTTCTAATAGTTTAAATAGCAATTTATCTGCTTTTTATAGCGATTATAGATTTAATCTTGAAATTCCGATTGAAAGCTTTAAATGGGACAGCAATATTCAGAGTTACGGTTTGAAATACAATTGGAATTATCAGAAAACTGAAAAATTTAAAATCAATTACGGTATCGACGGTTTGTATTATAATTTTAATCCAGGAGTTGTTGCTCCTACTGCTTCAGATTCTCAGTTTAATTACAAACAACTGGATAAAAAATATGCTCTAGAAGCTTCTGCTTTTATTGATTTTGAAAATCAGATTACAGAAAAACTGAATTTCCGTTACGGACTTCGTTATAGTTCTTTTTATCGTTTCGGACCTGAACCAATTAGTACTTACGAAAATGGTCAGGCAGTTGTATACAATCCTTTATATAAAATTTACGAAGAAGGAACGCCGACCGGGACAATCAATTATAAAAAAGGACAAGCAATTAGTACTTTTAATAATTTAGAACCTAGAGCTGCTTTGTCTTATGCTTTTAATGACGAAACTTCTATAAAAGCGAGTTACAATAGAATGGCGCAATACATTCATATTTTAGCCAATACGCAATCTCCGTTACCAATGAGCATCTGGACTCCAAGCGGACCTTTTACAAAACCTCAGCTTTTAGATCAGTATGCAATGGGTTATTTCAGAAATTTCAAAGACGGAGATTACTCTTTAGAAACCGAATTATTTTATAAAAATGTCCAAAATCGTATTGATTATATTGACGGAGCTGATGTTCTGGCTAACAATAATATTGAACAAGTAATCTTGAACGGAAAAGCGAGATCGTACGGAATGGAATTATTATTTAGAAAAAACGTTGGTGTTTTCACAGGATGGATTTCGTACACTCTATCTCGCGCTGAGCAAAAAACTCCAGGAAGAACAGCTGAAGAACCAGGCATTGCAAATGGCAATTGGTATTTATCAGGATATGACAAATTGCATAATTTAAGCGTTGTTGGAAGTTATGAATTAAATCCGAAATGGTCTTTTAATGGAAATTTCACTTTGCAATCTGGTCAACCTGTGACTTACGCAAATGGGTATTATGAAATGGGAGGCATTCATGTTCCGAATTATTCATTGAGAAATGAAAACCGTTTACCGCTTTTCCACCATTTAGATCTTGCCGCGACTTATACTCCAAAACCAGACAAAAAGAAAGGCTGGCAAAGCTATTGGGTTTTCAGTCTTTACAATGTTTACAACAGAAAAAATGCTGCTTCAGTAAGTTTTACAACTAATGAAGATACAGGAGCAAACGAAACCAGAAGACTTTCTATTTTCGGAATTGTTCCTGGAGTTTCTTATAATTTTAAATTTTAA
- a CDS encoding DUF4249 domain-containing protein, which produces MNKLKKNMVMNKALALISLLFVFSFASCEDVVNLDLETGETKLVVDAEILWKKGTAGNEQTIKISKTAPYYSGSTPKVSGAQVRVENSNGDVFTFNETEAGVYKCNNFVPVINMDYKLFIDAEGQSYTATEKLTASTPINKIEQKIVPDFGGEDVIELTFYYNDPADQINFYVTDYQSEFLIYPEYEITNDDFYNGNEISTRFSHEDMKAGNTVKITHRGVSKNFFNYWKLILEASSSNPFQVPPGNIRGNIINSTNANNTAFGYFRLCEADQVDYLVK; this is translated from the coding sequence ATGAATAAATTGAAAAAAAATATGGTAATGAATAAAGCGCTGGCATTAATAAGTCTTCTTTTTGTTTTTTCTTTTGCTTCATGCGAAGATGTTGTAAATCTTGATTTAGAAACAGGAGAAACGAAACTTGTAGTCGATGCCGAAATTTTATGGAAAAAAGGAACAGCTGGAAACGAACAAACAATCAAAATAAGTAAAACGGCTCCTTATTACAGCGGTTCAACACCAAAAGTTTCTGGCGCACAAGTTAGAGTAGAAAACAGTAATGGAGATGTTTTTACTTTTAACGAAACTGAAGCTGGAGTTTACAAATGCAATAATTTTGTTCCCGTTATCAACATGGATTATAAATTATTTATTGATGCCGAAGGACAAAGTTACACGGCAACAGAAAAGCTAACAGCTTCTACTCCAATTAACAAGATAGAGCAGAAAATTGTTCCAGATTTTGGCGGTGAAGATGTAATCGAATTGACTTTTTATTACAATGATCCAGCAGATCAAATCAATTTTTATGTAACCGATTATCAAAGTGAATTTTTGATTTACCCAGAATACGAAATCACAAATGATGATTTTTATAACGGAAATGAAATCAGCACAAGGTTTTCTCATGAAGACATGAAAGCTGGAAATACCGTAAAAATTACACATAGAGGCGTTTCTAAAAACTTTTTTAATTATTGGAAATTAATCTTAGAAGCTTCAAGCTCAAATCCTTTTCAGGTTCCGCCTGGAAATATTAGAGGAAATATTATAAATTCTACCAATGCTAATAATACAGCTTTTGGTTATTTCAGACTTTGCGAAGCCGATCAGGTTGATTATTTGGTGAAGTAA
- a CDS encoding glycoside hydrolase family 2 protein — protein sequence MKKIVMLCCTFLLMGKMMAQEVPLVTNIAARNNITLNGKWSYIVDPLENGYYDYRLMPFKNNGFFENKKWNTTDLTEYNFATSATMDIPSDWNSKDERLFFYEGTVWFQKDFNYKKDAKTKGILHFGAVNYDAKVYVNGKLAGTHVGGYTPFNFDVTDLLVDGNNFVVVKADNKRHKDNVPTVNMDWWNYGGITRDVTLAQVPNTYIEDYLVQLDKKEKGKISGWIKLNNESANQSVSVSIPELKIKKSVTTDSKGMAYFEIKANPILWTPEKPKLYDVVIAKADENIVDKIGFRTIEAKGKEILLNGKKVFLRGISIHEEAPFRSGRGWSEDDAITLLNWAKELGCNYVRLAHYPHNENMVRQAEKMGIMIWSEVPVYWTISWTNPDTYANAERQLHDMIYRDKNRCGIVIWSIANETPHSDERDIFLSKLAKYARTQDNSRLISMAMEVTKSPNNVNTLHDNMNEYVDIVSFNQYLGWYRGTNESCKDMQWVIPYNKPVIISEFGGEALQGLHGDKKERWNEEYQEELYIQNTQMFNRIEGLAGVSPWILVDFRSPRRQLPNIQDFFNRKGLISDQGIKKKAFYVMRDWYAQKEKEYGN from the coding sequence ATGAAAAAAATTGTAATGCTGTGTTGTACTTTTCTGCTTATGGGAAAAATGATGGCACAGGAAGTTCCGTTAGTTACAAATATTGCAGCCCGAAACAATATTACTTTAAACGGAAAATGGAGTTATATTGTAGATCCGTTAGAAAATGGATATTACGATTACCGTTTAATGCCTTTTAAAAACAATGGATTTTTCGAAAATAAAAAATGGAATACCACAGATTTAACCGAATATAATTTCGCTACTTCTGCCACAATGGATATTCCGTCTGATTGGAATTCGAAAGACGAAAGATTGTTTTTTTACGAAGGAACGGTTTGGTTTCAAAAAGACTTCAATTATAAAAAAGATGCTAAAACAAAAGGAATTCTACATTTTGGAGCCGTTAATTACGATGCGAAAGTTTATGTAAACGGAAAATTGGCAGGAACTCACGTTGGCGGTTATACGCCTTTCAACTTTGATGTTACCGATTTATTAGTCGATGGAAATAACTTCGTTGTAGTAAAAGCAGATAACAAACGCCATAAAGACAATGTGCCAACGGTAAACATGGATTGGTGGAATTACGGCGGAATCACAAGAGATGTTACTTTGGCGCAAGTTCCGAATACGTATATTGAAGATTATTTGGTTCAATTGGATAAAAAAGAAAAAGGGAAAATTTCTGGCTGGATAAAATTGAATAATGAAAGTGCCAATCAATCGGTTTCGGTTTCTATTCCAGAACTGAAAATCAAAAAAAGCGTTACAACAGACTCAAAAGGAATGGCGTATTTTGAAATTAAAGCGAATCCAATTTTATGGACGCCAGAAAAGCCAAAACTGTATGATGTTGTAATTGCTAAAGCAGATGAAAATATTGTCGATAAAATTGGTTTCAGAACTATTGAAGCCAAAGGAAAAGAAATTCTGCTAAACGGAAAAAAAGTATTTTTACGCGGAATCAGTATTCACGAAGAAGCACCTTTCAGATCAGGAAGAGGCTGGTCTGAAGACGATGCAATTACTTTATTGAACTGGGCAAAAGAATTAGGCTGTAATTATGTTCGTCTGGCGCATTATCCGCACAACGAAAATATGGTCAGACAAGCCGAAAAAATGGGAATTATGATTTGGTCTGAAGTTCCAGTTTATTGGACCATTTCTTGGACAAATCCAGATACCTACGCAAATGCAGAACGCCAATTGCACGACATGATTTACAGGGATAAAAACCGCTGCGGAATCGTAATTTGGTCAATCGCCAATGAAACGCCGCACAGCGACGAAAGGGATATTTTCTTAAGCAAATTGGCAAAATACGCCCGTACGCAAGACAATTCTCGTTTGATTAGTATGGCGATGGAAGTAACCAAAAGTCCGAACAATGTCAATACGCTGCATGATAATATGAATGAATATGTAGACATTGTAAGTTTCAACCAATATTTAGGCTGGTACAGAGGAACAAACGAATCTTGCAAAGACATGCAATGGGTTATTCCGTATAACAAACCCGTTATTATTAGCGAATTTGGTGGCGAAGCTTTACAAGGTCTTCACGGAGATAAAAAAGAACGCTGGAACGAAGAATATCAAGAAGAATTATACATTCAAAATACGCAAATGTTCAACAGAATTGAAGGTTTAGCGGGAGTTTCACCTTGGATTTTAGTCGACTTTAGATCACCAAGAAGACAGTTGCCAAACATTCAGGATTTCTTTAACCGTAAAGGTTTAATTTCAGATCAAGGAATTAAAAAGAAAGCTTTTTATGTGATGAGAGATTGGTATGCGCAGAAAGAAAAAGAATATGGAAATTAA
- a CDS encoding PKD domain-containing protein yields the protein MTIKLNYISKLKYLFFVLIAVLFSCEDDVREVYLYKKGTIEATSTNTAIKGGETVTYTDSSTKIRAIKWTFQGGSPGASIEPVVEVKYTKAGTFTTTLEITHVDNTVQKKTFTVVVEAPPTPPIVIPADALKIYSENPDFTKTAPVLNWVSSNQFVIKEVATEGYENAYRNFTLPATPPAAEAKWAMAILQFVNFTDISSYTYLNLAVRTTSTGKIRFRMKDATNTGYVEFDATSNLYGLKRDGSWNMVKIPIADYKKQNAALDLTKIKDILVLRSVDPEDVRALNNYSFDIDHIYLSK from the coding sequence ATGACCATAAAACTAAATTATATATCAAAATTAAAATATTTATTTTTTGTACTTATTGCCGTTTTATTTTCCTGCGAGGATGATGTACGCGAAGTATATCTTTATAAAAAAGGAACTATAGAAGCAACTTCAACCAATACTGCTATTAAAGGCGGAGAAACAGTTACGTATACCGATTCGTCAACAAAAATTAGAGCTATAAAATGGACCTTTCAAGGCGGTTCTCCTGGAGCTTCTATCGAACCAGTTGTTGAAGTAAAATATACCAAAGCGGGAACTTTTACAACAACTCTAGAAATAACGCATGTTGATAATACAGTTCAAAAGAAAACTTTTACAGTTGTGGTTGAAGCACCGCCAACTCCGCCAATTGTTATTCCAGCCGATGCTTTAAAAATTTACTCTGAAAATCCTGATTTTACTAAAACAGCGCCTGTTTTAAATTGGGTTTCAAGTAATCAGTTTGTAATCAAAGAAGTGGCAACTGAAGGTTATGAAAATGCTTATAGAAACTTCACTCTTCCAGCGACACCGCCGGCAGCAGAAGCAAAATGGGCAATGGCAATTTTACAGTTTGTAAATTTTACAGATATTTCATCTTACACGTACCTGAATTTGGCGGTAAGAACTACAAGTACTGGAAAAATCAGATTCAGAATGAAAGACGCAACCAATACGGGTTATGTAGAATTTGATGCTACAAGTAACCTTTACGGATTAAAAAGAGACGGAAGCTGGAACATGGTTAAAATTCCGATTGCTGATTACAAAAAACAAAATGCGGCTTTAGATTTAACAAAAATCAAAGATATTTTGGTTTTAAGAAGTGTCGATCCAGAAGATGTTAGAGCATTAAATAATTACTCTTTCGATATCGATCATATCTATTTATCTAAATAA